A stretch of the Halomicroarcula saliterrae genome encodes the following:
- a CDS encoding transcription initiation factor IIB, protein MSSTNASEKTVLDAQSPTTNEREHKGEVKHEPSERSTCPECEGQVITEDETSFCTACGLVVADEWVDRSPTLNDLGMVGEADKSIETVDPLQADKGLATKMGQHTDGHGNPLSNERWDRVQTLRKWHKRFRFGGQRKRTKRCNEGLRDIEMIGANLGLPEYVVKTAARYLRKAADAHLPGGRMAWESLAGGAVLLAVRAADIERADIDSAVATYTKAPRERVCAAARKIRCQCEVDAPVVRPNAVLAVLDALDEEAIPGARAVRTWRLACYLLELGDQVPIGPGTSRCTVAAAALYGADRLLPGKQVTQGQVAEAAATVVPTSKCRVAQYSRELVDAYKDEHGTDDPAVGLAQATGSQH, encoded by the coding sequence ATGTCAAGTACCAACGCCAGCGAAAAGACGGTTTTGGACGCACAGTCACCAACCACCAACGAGCGGGAGCACAAGGGGGAAGTCAAGCACGAACCCTCGGAGCGGTCGACCTGTCCCGAATGCGAGGGACAAGTCATCACCGAAGACGAGACGTCGTTCTGTACGGCCTGTGGCCTGGTCGTCGCCGACGAGTGGGTCGACCGGAGCCCAACCCTCAATGACCTCGGCATGGTCGGGGAGGCCGACAAGAGCATCGAAACGGTGGATCCGCTGCAGGCGGACAAGGGCCTGGCCACGAAGATGGGCCAGCATACCGATGGCCACGGTAATCCCCTGAGCAACGAGCGCTGGGACCGGGTCCAGACCCTCCGCAAGTGGCACAAGCGGTTCCGGTTCGGCGGCCAGCGCAAACGGACCAAGCGCTGCAACGAGGGGCTGCGGGATATCGAGATGATCGGCGCTAACCTGGGGCTGCCCGAGTACGTGGTCAAGACCGCGGCACGGTACCTGCGCAAGGCTGCCGACGCCCACCTCCCAGGCGGGCGGATGGCCTGGGAGTCACTCGCCGGCGGCGCCGTGCTGTTGGCCGTGCGAGCCGCTGATATCGAGCGGGCAGACATCGACAGCGCGGTCGCGACCTACACCAAGGCACCCCGTGAGCGGGTGTGTGCGGCGGCACGGAAGATTCGCTGTCAGTGCGAGGTGGATGCACCAGTCGTCAGGCCCAACGCCGTATTGGCGGTGCTCGACGCGCTCGACGAGGAGGCCATCCCCGGGGCGCGAGCCGTGCGGACGTGGCGGCTGGCGTGTTACCTCCTGGAGCTGGGCGATCAGGTTCCCATAGGGCCGGGAACATCGCGGTGCACCGTCGCGGCGGCAGCACTGTATGGCGCGGATCGACTGCTCCCGGGCAAGCAAGTCACGCAGGGCCAGGTCGCCGAGGCGGCGGCCACGGTCGTCCCCACGTCGAAGTGTCGGGTCGCACAGTATAGCCGGGAACTCGTCGACGCCTACAAAGACGAACATGGCACCGACGACCCGGCTGTCGGACTCGCGCAAGCAACGGGCAGCCAGCACTGA